A region from the Betaproteobacteria bacterium genome encodes:
- a CDS encoding ATP-binding protein, translated as NFDFTEWDQAFPANRLLASATLDRLRHNAYCLVLDGQSYRAPKSPPSATKSTHP; from the coding sequence AACTTCGACTTCACCGAGTGGGATCAGGCCTTCCCCGCCAATCGGCTGCTCGCCTCAGCCACCCTCGATCGATTGCGCCACAACGCCTACTGCCTCGTGCTCGATGGCCAATCGTACCGAGCGCCCAAATCACCTCCGTCAGCCACCAAATCCACGCATCCTTAA